One Vigna unguiculata cultivar IT97K-499-35 chromosome 11, ASM411807v1, whole genome shotgun sequence DNA window includes the following coding sequences:
- the LOC114169339 gene encoding cysteine-rich receptor-like protein kinase 10 codes for MMVTQACFGFFLLLSWGTLVRKAQTQIFVGSNCQNTSQEPLSSAYQANLDKILAWMPSDAATSRGYNHTRIGINTPVYGQYDCRGDVAESFCHFCVSLAAREAPKRCPNRVSAVVWYEYCMLRYSNESFFGKILTHPTWHGFGPKNVSNMEEVRRGEGFVKSMISKATKETNQLYYLGGFNLSSTQKRYGMVHCGRDLSNEGCRQCLEFLLAQIHKCCEQKIGWFIWSGTCMIRYDDQMFYRLSNQTSSLSPSNDEKDKQRAYRRSKILIISSSIMGSVLILCLSVYCIWYRRRVRKDGFRLSSFHKIQTEDSWTTDLPIIPLTTILQSTDNFSEACKLGEGGFGTVYKGVLADGTQIAVKRLSKFSGQGSEEFNNEVLFIANLQHRNLVRLLACCLDENENILVYEYLPNKSLDFHLFDDEKRKQFDWKLRLRIINGIARGILYLHEDSRVTVIHRDLKASNVLLDHDMNPKISDFGLARAFEIGQKQANTKRVMGTYGYMAPEYVMQGVFSVKSDVFSFGVLVLEIIYGRKNSGLSEHGQTLLLYAWRTWSAGKCLEMIDPMLENSFIGSEVERCIHIGLLCVQEDAKDRPTMSHVVLMLASDTMVLPKPKHPAFSVGIIASEEVYTSKSSKDVSKNDLTVSISLPR; via the exons ATGATGGTGACACAAGCATGCTTTGGTTTCTTCTTATTACTAAGTTGGGGAACACTAGTTAGAAAGGCACAAACACAGATATTTGTGGGAAGTAATTGCCAAAACACCTCCCAAGAGCCTCTCAGCAGTGCATACCAAGCCAATCTTGATAAGATCCTCGCATGGATGCCTTCTGATGCAGCCACAAGCAGAGGCTATAACCACACCAGAATAGGCATCAACACTCCAGTGTATGGCCAATATGATTGCCGTGGTGATGTTGCTGAAAGCTTTTGCCATTTCTGTGTCTCCCTCGCAGCCAGAGAAGCCCCTAAACGCTGCCCCAATAGGGTTTCTGCTGTAGTGTGGTATGAGTACTGCATGCTAAGGTACTCTAATGAGAGCTTTTTTGGGAAAATTCTCACACACCCGACATGGCATGGGTTTGGACCAAAAAATGTATCCAACATGgaagaggttcgtagaggtGAAGGTTTTGTGAAAAGTATGATCAGTAAAGCAACTAAGGAAACCAACCAGTTGTACTATTTGGGTGGCTTCAATTTGAGTTCCACTCAGAAAAGGTATGGCATGGTGCACTGTGGCAGAGATCTCTCAAATGAAGGGTGCAGACAGTGTTTGGAGTTTTTATTAGCACAAATTCACAAATGTTGCGAGCAAAAAATAGGATGGTTTATTTGGTCTGGAACTTGTATGATAAGGTATGATGATCAAATGTTCTACCGTCTTAGCAACCAAACATCTTCACTTTCTCCGTCAAATGATGAAAAAG ATAAACAAAGGGCTTATAGGAGGTCAAAAATCTTAATCATTAGCAGCAGTATTATGGGGTCAGTACTAATTCTATGTTTGAGCGTTTATTGCATCTGGTACAGGAGAAGAGTTAGAAAAG ATGGGTTTCGTCTATCTTCGTTTCACAAAATTCAAACAGAGGATTCATGGACCACAGACCTTCCTATAATCCCATTAACCACAATTCTGCAGAGCACTGATAACTTTTCAGAAGCATGTAAATTAGGGGAAGGAGGATTTGGCACTGTTTACAAG GGAGTTCTAGCAGATGGAACTCAAATTGCAGTCAAAAGGCTCTCAAAGTTTTCAGGTCAAGGCTCGGAGGAGTTTAATAACGAAGTCCTGTTCATAGCTAACTTGCAACATCGCAATCTGGTTAGACTTTTGGCATGTTGCTTGGACGAAAATGAAAACATACTAGTATATGAGTATTTGCCGAATAAAAGTTTAGACTTTCACCTCTTTG ATGATGAGAAGAGAAAGCAGTTTGATTGGAAACTAAGATTAAGGATTATCAATGGAATAGCAAGAGGTATTTTATACCTTCATGAGGATTCTAGAGTCACAGTAATTCATAGAGATCTCAAAGCTAGCAATGTTCTATTAGACCATGACATGAATCCCAAAATATCAGATTTTGGATTGGCAAGGGCATTTGAAATAGGACAGAAGCAGGCAAATACAAAACGAGTAATGGGCACTTA TGGATACATGGCTCCAGAGTATGTTATGCAAGGAGTGTTTTCGGTGAAATCTGATGTTTTCAGCTTTGGAGTTCTTGTTCTAGAGATCATTTATGGGAGAAAGAACAGTGGATTGTCAGAACATGGTCAAACTCTTCTTTTATAT GCTTGGAGAACATGGAGCGCAGGAAAATGTTTGGAAATGATTGATCCAATGCTTGAAAATTCCTTCATAGGCAGTGAAGTTGAGAGGTGTATACACATTGGTTTGTTGTGTGTTCAAGAAGATGCTAAGGATAGACCAACAATGTCTCATGTGGTTTTAATGCTGGCAAGTGATACAATGGTTCTTCCAAAACCCAAACACCCTGCATTTTCAGTTGGAATAATAGCCTCTGAAGAAGTGTACACATCAAAAAGTTCCAAGGATGTTTCTAAAAATGATCTAACAGTCTCTATTTCTTTACCAAGGTGA